Proteins encoded together in one Epinephelus moara isolate mb chromosome 2, YSFRI_EMoa_1.0, whole genome shotgun sequence window:
- the ube4a gene encoding ubiquitin conjugation factor E4 A yields the protein MTDQGNNNQNISCNPFAALFSSLADARQFASGQRPEQSAEPPVEDSGESQSESENSVSDSVDDNDDSVAEISRSFRSRQELCEQLNVNHMIQRIFLITLDNSDPSLRGGNGIPPRCVYLEEMAADLDGQDWLDMDNIEQALFNRLLVLEPGNHLIYMTSCSAVNLSADRDAGEKCAIPYLFASYQRAKKEVKKVPEKLLPFAVRCKNLTVSNTRTVLLTPEIYTSQNIYEQLLDLLLEGFSGAQPEEVVEFVEEVITGLLSDQEVRTFEEVIVPVFDIFQGRIKDLDLCQPLLYSYLDVLLYFSHNKDIAKVLVEHIQPKDPANGLQYQKTLLGAVLSISCLLKTPGVVEGHGYFLNPSRSSAQETKVQEANIHQCMGHFHEKLYQILKNLLQRSGEMRHLLLSWLGSCLQANAGRAKIWANQMPEIFFQMYASDAFFLNLGAALLKLCQPFCRPRSPKLLTFNPTYCALKELSEEERRNRNVHATGLDKETCLIPVPPQQPVESAQSYSLLTENLILTQLTLHLGFHRLHEQMVKMNQSLHRLQVTCQEAQRTGNPMTEQLLEQFERLMIVYLSTKAATTQPAMLQCCLNLQASTAALLVQLSMGNQGPEHVALSFPLPSLQNTMLCYVPEFFAENLGDFFIFLRRFADDVLETSAESLEQILNFITVFMGNVERMKNPHLRAKLAEVLEAVMPHMEPVASGAAQPIVYQRERVFCSYRHAAQLAEALITVFVDIEFTGDPHQFEQKFNYRRPMYPILKYIWGKDNYRESIKHLAHYASENLEAMNPPLFLRFLNLLMNDAIFLLDEAIQYLSKIKVLQLERDRGEWEGLAPDARREKESSLQMFGQLGRFHNIMSNETIGTLAFLTSEIKGIFVHPFLAERIISMLNYFLQHLVGPKMGALKVKDFSEFDFKPQQLVSDICTIYLNLGDEENFCATVPKDGRSYSPTLFSQTVRVLKKINKPGDMIVAFGLLADKIKSHADRQQQEEETYADAPDEFLDPIMSTLMLDPVLLPSSNVTVDRSTIARHLLSDQTDPFNRSPLTMDQIRPNEELKQQILQWLDKHKQERLQLGPSG from the exons ATGACTGACCAGGGCAACAACAACCAGAACATCTCCTGCAACCCCTTCGCTGCCCTCTTCAGCTCACTGGCTGATGCCAGGCAGTTCGCATCAGGCCAGAGACCAGAACAGTCTGCTGAACCACCAG TGGAGGACTCAGGAGAGAGCCAGTCAGAGTCAGAAAACTCTGTGTCAGACAGCgttgatgataatgatgactCCGTGGCAGAGATCAGCCGCTCCTTCCGGTCCCGGCAGGAGCTGTGCGAACAGCTCAATGTCAATCACATGATCCAGCGAATATTTCTCATCACTCTGGACAACA GTGACCCCAGTCTGAGAGGAGGTAATGGGATCCCTCCTCGCTGTGTTTACCTGGAGGAGATGGCTGCAGATCTGGATGGACAGGACTGGCTGGACATGGATAACATAGAGCAG GCTCTGTTTAACCGTCTGCTGGTACTAGAGCCAGGAAACCACCTCATCTACATGACATCATGCAGCGCTGTTAATCTCTCCGCTGACCGGGATGCTGGAGAGAAGTGTGCTATCCCTTATCTTTTCGCTTCTTACCAGAGGGCTAAAAAAGAG GTGAAGAAGGTACCAGAGAAGTTACTGCCGTTTGCTGTTCGCTGTAAGAACCTGACAGTTTCCAACACGCGGACGGTTCTGCTCACCCCAGAGATCTACACCAGCCAGAATATCTACGAACAGCTTCTTGACCTGCTGCTGGAAGGTTTCAGTGGAGCCC AGCCAGAGGAGGTAGTCGAGTTTGTGGAGGAGGTCATCACTGGCCTGCTCTCCGACCAGGAGGTGCGTACCTTCGAGGAGGTGATAGTACCAGTGTTTGATATCTTCCAGGGACGCATCAAAGACTTGGACCTGTGCCAGCCTCTCCTCTACTCCTACCTGGATGTTCTGCTCTACTTCAGCCACAATAAAGATATTGCTAAG GTACTGGTGGAACACATTCAACCCAAAGACCCAGCCAATGGTTTGCAGTACCAAAAAACCTTACTGGGAGCGGTGCTGAGTATCTCCTGCTTGTTAAAAACTCCGGGTGTGGTGGAGGGACATGGTTACTTCCTGAACCCGTCTCGCTCCAGTGCCCAGGAGACCAAAGTTCAGGAGGCCAACATCCACCAG TGTATGGGTCACTTTCACGAGAAGCTTTACCAGATCTTGAAAAACTTGCTCCAGCGATCTGGCGAGATGCGCCACTTGCTGCTCTCGTGGTTGGGCAGCTGTCTGCAGGCTAACGCTGGCCGGGCCAAGATCTGGGCCAATCAGATGCCAGAGATCTTCTTCCAGATGTACGCTTCGGATGCGTTCTTCTTAAACTTGGGTGCGGCGCTGCTAAAGCTGTGCCAGCCCTTCTGCAGGCCACGGTCGCCCAAACTACTCACGTTCAACCCCACCTACTGCGCCCTCAAAGAGCTGAGTGAAGAGGAGAGGCGCAATCGCAATGTGCACGCAACAG GTCTCGACAAGGAAACCTGTCTGATCCCAGTGCCCCCTCAGCAGCCTGTGGAGTCTGCGCAGTCCTACAGCCTGCTGACTGAAAATCTCATCCTCACACAACTCACCCTTCATCTCGGCTTCCACAG ACTCCATGAGCAGATGGTGAAGATGAACCAGTCTCTCCACCGGCTCCAGGTGACGTGTCAGGAGGCCCAGCGAACAGGCAACCCCATGACGGAGCAGCTCCTGGAGCAGTTCGAGCGCCTGATGATTGTTTACCTGTCAACCAAAGCTGCCACCACGCAGCCTGCCATGCTGCAATGCTGCCTTAACCTCCAAGCttccactgctgctctgctggttCAGCTTAGTATGGGGAACCAGGGGCCTGAGCATGTAGCACTCAGTTTTCCCCTGCCCTCCCTACAGAACACTATGCTCTGCTACGTACCAG AGTTTTTTGCAGAGAACTTGGGAGATTTTTTCATCTTCCTGCGTCGATTTGCCGACGATGTTTTGGAGACGTCTGCAGAAAGTCTGGAGCAGATTCTTAACTTCATCACTGTCTTCATGGGTAACGTAGAGAG GATGAAGAACCCTCATTTAAGGGCAAAGCTTGCCGAGGTCTTAGAGGCGGTGATGCCCCACATGGAGCCGGTGGCTTCTGGTGCTGCTCAGCCAATCGTGTACCAGCGAGAAAGAGTCTTCTGCTCCTATAGACACGCAGCTCAGCTGGCCGAGGCCCTCATCACTGTGTTTGTAGACATTGAATTCACAG gTGATCCTCATCAGTTTGAACAGAAATTCAACTACAGAAGACCTATGTATCCCATCCTCAAGTACATTTGGGGCAAAGATAACTACAGAGAAAGTATCAAG CATTTGGCGCACTATGCATCTGAGAACCTGGAGGCCATGAACCCCCCTCTGTTCCTCAGGTTCCTCAACTTACTGATGAACGATGCCATCTTCCTACTGGATGAGGCTATTCAG TACCTGAGTAAAATCAAGGTCCTGCAGCTGGAGCGGGATCGAGGGGAGTGGGAAGGCCTGGCCCCCGATgccaggagagagaaagagtcaAGCCTGCAGATGTTTGGACAGCTGGGGCGCTTCCACAACATCATgtcaaatgagaccatcggcaCACTGGCCTTCCTCACCTCAG AGATCAAGGGGATCTTTGTGCACCCCTTCCTGGCTGAGAGGATCATCTCCATGCTGAATTACTTTCTGCAACACCTGGTGGGTCCTAAGATGGGTGCCCTTAAAGTCAAGGACTTCAGTGAGTTTGACTTCAAGCCCCAGCAGCTTGTCTCTGACATCTGCACCATCTACCTGAATCTGGG TGATGAGGAGAATTTCTGTGCTACGGTCCCAAAAGATGGACGATCGTACTCTCCTACACTCTTCTCCCAAACAGTTAGGGTACTAAAGAAGATAAACAAGCCTGGGGACATGATTGTGGCTTTTGGACTCCTTGCTGATAAAATAAAG TCCcacgcagacagacagcagcaggaagaggagACGTATGCAGATGCGCCCGATGAATTCTTGGATCCTATCATGTCCACCCTGATGCTTGATCCTGTTCTTCTCCCTTCATCCAATGTGACAGTTGACCGCTCCACTATAGCAAGGCATCTCCTCAG TGACCAGACAGACCCTTTCAACCGCAGTCCTCTAACCATGGACCAGATCAGGCCAAACGAGGAACTCAAACAGCAGATCTTACAGTGGCTGGATAAGCATAAGCAGGAGAGGCTGCAGCTGGGACCCAGTGGCTAG